The Populus trichocarpa isolate Nisqually-1 chromosome 18, P.trichocarpa_v4.1, whole genome shotgun sequence genomic interval ATCATTCATCTATTGCCTGCAACTTAAATGGACCTGTTCTTGTTGTGTGGCCAGGGatttatttaacttttgttCCTTTAAATGATTTGGTTCTTCCTTAATGTCCAAATGATCAAACTTAGTTTTCTATTGTTCCCAGTGGGGCATGTTGTTAAGACCTGGGATTTTCATTTGGAGATCTCAGATTAAATATTGGGAGGGGTGTCTTCAAGTGGGGACTTAGGAATTGTAGTAGGGCTATATTTATTCTGTAGTCCCAGGCCCATTGGCCTCCTAATGAACCAAAAAAACATTGCTTTCTGTAAATGTTTTAAAGATATCAGATCCTCAGATCTGTTGTCAGTTCCATATTGCTTTGAGGATTCACTGGCTGACTTTATTTGCTTTAGCCAACTGGCAGAGCAATACAAGTTGAAACTGGTCATGGTGAACGCATCCCTTCCATTGAAGGCCGAGCTCCTCGACTTCGTGATTCTGATGCAATTATTGAGGTAAACAAACATTTCTGTCTCTAATTGCTCTGATATAACTGTATTCCTATGACTGATATCTGCGCACTACATATGCAGTGTAGAGTAACTGAAAGTTTCTTTGAACAGATTATCTGCCAGGACTCTCTAGATGATTCCTCCACAGGAGATGGTGTCCAGGATGCAGCAAATGATGAACCTCAAAGAGATGACTTTAGAGGAAGCGATGTAGCCGAAGATGACATGGCGGAGACAGAAAATGAATATGCTGGTGATTTTCCACAGGCTTACAATGATCGAAAGGGTGGGAGAACACCTCACATGAATTCTGCCCGCAACATGCCTGAGGGAGATGGGGTTTCGCCCTTCCATCCCGAAGCAACAGCTCCATACCCCCATGCTGGTTCTAGGGGTCACCCTCCTTCGTACCCTGGTAGGGACTTTGGCACTCCTCGTGAGGAAAGGTATGAATAAGGCTATATCATATTCAATAATTCCATTATGGCAGTGTAGGATATGTTCAAGGAATGTGTATTTGTATGTTTTGTgatgggctgggctggggttTGTTAAATTGGGAAATTTAGGGTTTCAGATTATTGTGGAATATATAATTGTTTAGGGTTATGCAAATGGTTGGAGAACAATGGAGCTTGGTggcaaaatggaaaaaataagcTGCAGGTGTTTCGGTATGGTGGTTAAATGTTAATAGATTTAGGGTTTCTTTTGAGTGGTTTAATGGGTACAGAGTTGAGAAAGAGTTGCGGCAAAGGTGAGTATTAGGGTGAAAATTAGGGTTGCACTGGTGTAATGATTGGTAGGGTGGCAATCAGAGGAAAGTTGGGGGCTGTACAATAATTATGGTAGTGGCAGAATTCAGAGAAGAATAAGTGTTCAAAACCAAAGGGGAGAAGTCTCATAGGAATGCCTTCCACTAAACCAGATACTCTTGATCTATCTTGTGCTGTATGTATTCAGCATCTGCTCATTTTCTCTATTTGTTTTAGTCTCTATATTTCAGATAACAAGAGATTGGCATTTGGACATTTGAAAGCATCTTAAAGAGATTATAATCTTGTTTTTAGAGAATGCACTTAGGATACCATAAATAATGAGTAGTGGTGCTAGCAGGAGCAGCTTGGCCAACTTTATATGCTTTAGTGAAACATGGTTGGAGGATTCAAAAAGAtcacaaaaaatattgaattgtgAATTAGATGTAGACTGAGTCATGAATAGATGTAAACTGAGTTAATGATTTCTTATTAGAAAAACCAGGAATATGCACATTTCTATGGTCATAATGACACTGCTGTGTGATGCTGCTAGTTATAGTCATTTATTTGGACATTTCATTGATCACAATGACACTGTTGCGTGATGCTGCTAGTAGTTGTCAATTACTTGTCAATATGAAAACTCATATTTGTCTGCCCCATAATTTGGATTGCTTAATGGACCATGGATATTTTTGTCTTTAACCTATTCagttataaattgttttttgtgatggttttttttgttgttggagaATTTCTTTTAAGTTGTAAATGTCTAACAGACCAGAGACTGGCCGTTGTGAATGTTTTATGGGTCAAGAAATTATAAGTCGAAGTTTTCTATTAGTTTTGATGTTGGTTTAGCTTTCACTTGTTAAAACTGCACCTGCACTGCTGAAAAAATTCTaattctttcctcttcttcacAGGCAAATGCAGGGAAGATCCCGTGACAGATCACCTCATTTAACTCCTGCTCAAAGCTCATGTGACAAGAAATTTGTTGATAACGCGGAGGAAGAATCAACTGAAAGTATGGTTGGTAAACACAGTCTGCGGGTATCATCTCCCATCACAGTTCAGGATGCAAGAGAGTTGAGTTCTGAGAAAAAAGATGATCCTGAGCCTTTGCAAGCTGAAGGAAGCTCTAGATTGGGAAGGGATGAAATGAGTGAGAATGAAGAAACCACTAATGATACTCCCAAGGATGGAAATATGCACCATTCTACTAGGAAACAAAAAGTAAGTTCTCATGTAGAACAGCCTGCATTGCAACAGCTTGATGATGAGGAAGACTCAAAGGCTGCAAGAAGCAGTGAAAATAGCAAAGCAAGATCAGGCAGTAGCAAAGATTATCAAAAATGGAAGGATGGTGTTGAGGAGGAGGTTGTTCAAGGTGGACGTTCTACACGCTCAGGTAGCATCAGAAGGCACCTTGATGAAAATGAACAGAATTTTCGGAGAAAGGATCGTGATGTGAGACACGAGATGGAAAGAAGTCGTGTCATAATAAGAGGGAGGGAGGATTCTTATCCTCGCAGAGACTTGGATCCTAGCTTGCCCCATCATTTGCATATGAAACATGAGGGCTATGATAGGAGAAAGGAGCGAGAAAATTCTGACATCTCTTGGCAACAAAGAGATGAAGATCCACATAGTAGCAAACATAGAACTGAAGACAGGAAGAGGGAACTTGGAGATGAAATGGGATCTAGGCACCGGAGTAAGATTCGGGAGACTGAGAGGAGCGACAAAGATGAACATCTTCATCCAAGAAAACAGTTAGAGAATGGCAGCTACAGGATTCATCATGACAAGGATGGTAGTTCACAACACAGGGAAAGAGATGACAGTTTGAAGAGTAGATTTGAAATGGTAGATGACTACCACAGCAAACGGAGGAAAGATGAGGAATATATGAAAAGAGAATATGCTGATAAGGAGGAGATCCTGCATGGCCACAGAGAAAATACCAGTCGCCGCAGGCGTGAAAGAGACGATCAGCAATGGATTAGAGACAATCTTGATGACTATCACTCTGTTAGGCATAAAGATGAGGTCTGGTTCCAAAGAGAGAGGGGTGAGAGGCCGAGGGAAAGGGAGGATTTGTATAGGCTAAAACAATCCAATGAAGAAAACTTACCAAGACGGGAGAGAGAAGAAGGACGAGCTTCTGCGAGGAGTGGGCGTGGTGTGGATGACAAAGCATGGGCTGGCCATCCTAGGGGGAAAGATGAATATAAAGTTTCTGATAAAGACTACCAACTTAAA includes:
- the LOC7493407 gene encoding FIP1[V]-like protein isoform X2 translates to MEDDDEFGDLYTDVLRPFSSSLSSAPQPLSATSSLHRPIDLNDAIKDDDDDILHVVSHRNPSAPSNQNPIEITAFSAPQVRVLGDAESPIKGSIAEDRDLNFDIEDVNTGILEDSRPIIPGLMEDDSTKIEASAVVSGGGGGGGDWEEDEESDSEDDLQIVLNDNSHPGGPMGIDREIGDDDDDDEDGDPLVIVTDGDGPNQAIEEKDWGGGEDGVAAVGGGAEGERKEGGEATGKGNAVVGPKIGYNNHGYHHHPFHSQFKYVRPGAALMPAAPIVGPGGTPGQVRPPMNMSTIAGRGRGDWRPVGIKGGPQKNFHPGFGGPAWGAGRGFGSGLEFMLPSHKMIFDVDIDGFEEKPWKYSGVDVSDYFNFGLNEESWKDYCKQLEQYRLETTMQSKIRVYESGRAEQEFDPDLPPELAAATGFRDAPADNSNAGKSDNAQSDWTKGSARFRAQIPTGRAIQVETGHGERIPSIEGRAPRLRDSDAIIEIICQDSLDDSSTGDGVQDAANDEPQRDDFRGSDVAEDDMAETENEYAGDFPQAYNDRKGGRTPHMNSARNMPEGDGVSPFHPEATAPYPHAGSRGHPPSYPGRDFGTPREERQMQGRSRDRSPHLTPAQSSCDKKFVDNAEEESTESMVGKHSLRVSSPITVQDARELSSEKKDDPEPLQAEGSSRLGRDEMSENEETTNDTPKDGNMHHSTRKQKVSSHVEQPALQQLDDEEDSKAARSSENSKARSGSSKDYQKWKDGVEEEVVQGGRSTRSGSIRRHLDENEQNFRRKDRDVRHEMERSRVIIRGREDSYPRRDLDPSLPHHLHMKHEGYDRRKERENSDISWQQRDEDPHSSKHRTEDRKRELGDEMGSRHRSKIRETERSDKDEHLHPRKQLENGSYRIHHDKDGSSQHRERDDSLKSRFEMVDDYHSKRRKDEEYMKREYADKEEILHGHRENTSRRRRERDDQQWIRDNLDDYHSVRHKDEVWFQRERGERPREREDLYRLKQSNEENLPRREREEGRASARSGRGVDDKAWAGHPRGKDEYKVSDKDYQLKDAVRSSEHQKRRDRMEDESLSHHRVRDDVYARGNQFSSDERRSRQERSSTRIDRTLDTSDNQRVHEKKHKENTRKNKESDGGDHGTLGPSRRNQEDQSGHSDEMEMETLGSRSNGTLPKGTRKMLPQMMNKKI
- the LOC7493407 gene encoding FIP1[V]-like protein isoform X3; this encodes MEDDDEFGDLYTDVLRPFSSSLSSAPQPLSATSSLHRPIDLNDAIKDDDDDILHVVSHRNPSAPSNQNPIEITAFSAPQVRVLGDAESPIKGSIAEDRDLNFDIEDVNTGILEDSRPIIPGLMEDDSTKIEASAVVSGGGGGGGDWEEDEESDSEDDLQIVLNDNSHPGGPMGIDREIGDDDDDDEDGDPLVIVTDGDGPNQAIEEKDWGGGEDGVAAVGGGAEGERKEGGEATGKGNAVVGPKIGYNNHGYHHHPFHSQFKYVRPGAALMPAAPIVGPGGTPGQVRPPMNMSTIAGRGRGDWRPVGIKGGPQKNFHPGFGGPAWGAGRGFGSGLEFMLPSHKMIFDVDIDGFEEKPWKYSGVDVSDYFNFGLNEESWKDYCKQLEQYRLETTMQSKIRVYESGRAEQEFDPDLPPELAAATGFRDAPADNSNAGKSDNAQSDWTKGSARFRAQIPTGRAIQVETGHGERIPSIEGRAPRLRDSDAIIEIICQDSLDDSSTGDGVQDAANDEPQRDDFRGSDVAEDDMAETENEYAGDFPQAYNDRKGGRTPHMNSARNMPEGDGVSPFHPEATAPYPHAGSRGHPPSYPGRDFGTPREERQMQGRSRDRSPHLTPAQSSCDKKFVDNAEEESTESMVGKHSLRVSSPITVQDARELSSEKKDDPEPLQAEGSSRLGRDEMSENEETTNDTPKDGNMHHSTRKQKVSSHVEQPALQQLDDEEDSKAARSSENSKARSGSSKDYQKWKDGVEEEVVQGGRSTRSGSIRRHLDENEQNFRRKDRDVRHEMERSRVIIRGREDSYPRRDLDPSLPHHLHMKHEGYDRRKERENSDISWQQRDEDPHSSKHRTEDRKRELGDEMGSRHRSKIRETERSDKDEHLHPRKQLENGSYRIHHDKDGSSQHRERDDSLKSRFEMVDDYHSKRRKDEEYMKREYADKEEILHGHRENTSRRRRERDDQQWIRDNLDDYHSVRHKDEVWFQRERGERPREREDLYRLKQSNEENLPRREREEGRASARSGRGVDDKAWAGHPRGKDEYKVSDKDYQLKDAVRSSEHQKRRDRMEDESLSHHRVRDDVYARGNQFSSDERRSRQERSSTRIDRTLDTSDNQRVHEKKHKENTRKNKESDGGDHGTLGPSRRNQEDQSGHSDEMV